The sequence below is a genomic window from Haematobia irritans isolate KBUSLIRL chromosome 3, ASM5000362v1, whole genome shotgun sequence.
AATTaggcataaaaaatatacttgattaaacaattaattgatttatttagaaaatttcaattgaatcaatataacatttaattgattttgagtgcaaaactcaattatttgtatgattaaaaatgtaacaattttcaattattttcctaaCAGACTTTGTGCTTTTagtttaattaacaaaaatgtttgtttgaaataaatgtttaattagaaattaaaaaatccattctttttttaattgacttactctttcgagtttgattaaaaatttgattgtatcaattaattttttaattaaaaatttaaaaattttcaatcattaacttaattaacttaatgtttccatcttgattaaaaagttaattgtatcaattaatttattaatcggaaaaatgttcaacttgaatcaaatttttaatatttttgtgatatttttgtcTGTGTACAGAGTTATCGTATCACTaaaattgagtccattattagaaCGAGGAAACCTCAAAAGTAGTGTGGGTAATATTAaaatgtatctaaatctgagaaaTATCAGATACATTTAAAAAAGTatgcccgattccaaagatgttgtctttaggctaataattttggtattgattccgagccaaagaagcggagtattgaagtacaattttaaaacacaattctgttttgaaattgaattggaaacaaatttaaatttattcttttttttctgtttgtttttttttcaagttcttTAAACACGTattaacgacaatttaaattttcaatttcagaagtaaaaaacgtctttaaaataaattagtgaaaaatatttttaacgcTTGTTTGTAGTAATCAACAAATTTATAAGATTTCAAGAATttatcagaattattaaagccaagtttaccttagtcaaacaaaattttctttcatgttaagatacccagttTTTAGtctaatcacttaactataaggaccaaATGATTTCATTGAGAAGTTTAGCGACTTTCAgataaggaaaaaactttatatcaaataGATACGTCTTCTACgctgacatgaaatctttggcctaacgacaatatttttttcagtgtagtttcatGGTGACGGGCAATGGTAAGGGCTGTTTAGAAATAATAGCGACCTGAAGTTTGTTGTAATATATTTCAGCCACCCTGAACCTCATTTTAGGCGTGTAACGTCCAAAACGAGTTGAACGTTTTtccaaattggattaaaatgccaaaatttgtgaagttttgaattgttaccaatttttttctgagttTATTGATCTCATCATTTAACCCAACCTATTTTGCGAATAAATCACCCACTAAATTGATTAGCTGCCTAGCATGATACTTTGGCTGACAATGTGGTGTAATCCAGCATCTACTCCGGTTATGTTAGCTTTCAAAATGCGTCAAGTTATCAAATTCAAATGGGCAAGTTACAAAGCGTCACTTTATTATTCCATAGATCAAAACGAATTTAAAACCACCACCTTCGCCAAAACGAAACCATGAAACCAAACTAATATGAACTGGATCACACGCAAACTTACAAACattccataaaaattatgtGGGGAAATCCAAAATAGGAATAAGCCAAAAAATACTGGAACATATCATCACTGGGATGACCGTTGAACCtgaatttttctaatttaatatGCAATTTTTGACATCATAGATTGACATAAAAACACAGTGAACGCATGCTATCGGTATCAGTTTCGATTTAGCGAAACAAGCAAAACTTGTAGGAATTTCCTTCCATCTCCCAAATAAACTAAGCAAGAGGATTCCTAAAATGAAGGTAAGCATTGATTAGGAGAAGTTATTCAATAAAGGGATATCAAGAGATTAATGACGGCACTCCATCACTCTCTGTGTCATCCTATAGGTTTTCGTTTGTGTGCTGGCAGTTTTTGCAGCAACATGCTCTGCTGGATTCCTTGGAGATAGTTCCGGAGGCGGTGGTGGCGGCTATGGTGGAGATCACGGTTATGGAGGTGGTTATGGCGGCGGTGATGCTGGCGGTTCGGTTCAAACTGTACAAGTTATCCATGCCGATGTTGGTGGATCAGGAGGATATGGCGGCGGCCATGGAGGCCACGGTGGACACGGAGGCCATGAAGAAGTTAAAACCATTCAAGTTATTCATGCTGAAGGCGGTGGTCATGGCGGTCACGGAGGCCATGGCGATTTCGGTGGTCATGGAGGTCATTCTCATGGTGGTGGTGCTGGAGGCGAAGTTAAAATCATACAAGTTGTCCATGCCGAAGGCGGTGCTCATGGTGGTCACGGAGGTCATGGTGATTTCGGTGGTCATTCTCATGGAGGTGGTGCTGGAGGAGAAGTCAAAATCGTGAAAGTTGTCCATGCTGAAGAAGGTGGTCACGGTGGTCATGGAGGTCATGGTGATTTTGGTGGTCATGGTGGTCATTCTCATAGCGGTGGTGCTGGAGGAGAAGTCAAAATTGTGAAAGTTGTCCATGCCGAAGAAGGTGGTCATGGTGGTCACGGAGGTCATGGTGATTACGGTGGTCACTCCCATGGCGGTGGTGCTGGAGGAGAAGTCAAAATCGTGAAAGTTGTCCACGAAGAAGGTGGTCATGGTGGTCATGGCGGTCATGGTGGGCATTCTCATGGCGGTGGCTTCGGAGGTGCTGGCGCAGAAGTTAAAACTATTAAAGTCATTCACGCCGAAGGTGGCGCTGCCGGGGGTCATGGTGATTTCGGAGGCCATGGTGGCCACTCTCATGGCGGTGGTGCTGGTGGAGAAGTTAAAATCGTGAAAGTTGTACATGCTGAAGGGGGTCATGGCGGTCATGGCGGTCATGGAGGTCATGGTGGACATTCTCATGGCGCTGGTGGTGAAGTTAAGACCATCAAAGTAATCCATGCTGAAGGCGGTGCTGATGGTGGTCATGGTGATTTCGGAGGTCATGACGGCCACTCCCATGGTGGTGGAGAAGTTAAGACTATTAAAGTTATCCACGCTGAAGGCGGTGCCGGTGGTCACGGTCATGGCCATGGTGGACATTCTCACGGCGGCGGTGGTTTTGGAGGAGACGTTAAAACCTTCAAAGTTATTCGTCAAGAAGGAGGTGGTTTCGGTGGCtctggaggttggcaataatttCCCAATGCAAGAGGGCGAAGACCATAATACATCTCCATGTTTGTCCATTGTTTCATTCTAGCCCTATGAACCAAATGTTTGTTATTAGTTTTTTAAGTAACCCTCCATATTTCCCCTATTTAAGTCATCCCACATCCAAATATAGTGAATAAATCGccattagtaaaatttttataaaaaaattatttgtgtattttttaCATCATCATATTCTCAGGAGAATAATAAATTCTCAATTGTTCAGCAAGTGACCTTTCAAAGGTCACGAATATTTTAAAATCACCTAATATTTAATTTGTTGacgttttgtatcttgactacaaaagagatgtttttcaaaactttatttttattttttttgtttttatcgaaTGATACATAAAAGAATTTTTACTTGAAGTCGTTTTTAAACACTTTGATagtacat
It includes:
- the LOC142230949 gene encoding uncharacterized protein LOC142230949 produces the protein MRLVCAWCALKTIECPNEGKAIFKFFFCILALLGLTDAITVTGSNTPHIYNNGDVKPKLVLTVQKLEGDNDLQNVHQYSHQPPHLNGQTGHMYTKVYGRYLVKVFGGSEEHKYAKVTPLHSTPSSQTKNYLPQESMVIPQYAPVGPVPFYRTEPSPRFSTYTNLPTQFVRRRRTVAPHRSQRNQNRTLKVTKRFKRGGHHHHLGDGTYEDILNLEQPFGIFKRIPKMKVFVCVLAVFAATCSAGFLGDSSGGGGGGHEEVKTIQVIHAEGGGHGGHGGHGDFGGHGGHSHGGGAGGEVKIIQVVHAEGGAHEGGHGGHGGHGDFGGHGGHSHSGGAGGEVKIVKVVHAEEGGHGGHGGHGDYGGHSHGGGAGGEVKIVKVVHEEGGHGGHGGHGGHSHGGGFGGAGAEVKTIKVIHAEGGAAGGHGDFGGHGGHSHGGGAGGEVKIVKVVHAEGGHGGHGGHGGHGGHSHGAGGEVKTIKVIHAEGGADGGHGDFGGHDGHSHGGGEVKTIKVIHAEGGAGGHGHGHGGHSHGGGGFGGDVKTFKVIRQEGGGFGGSGGWQ